ATCAACAGAAAAACTTCGTCTCACAAATAAGTAGTTTCTCCCTCCCTGCTCATGTCAACATTCAAAGCGAAGAATGACAGATACGGGGATGAAGATCAGACAAAGTAcatgtatgtttttttttctttttttggcaaaGACCCGCCGGAAGTCAATGCTCACGCTGCGTGCTATACAAGCCGTCAACTTTAAACCAACGGGGAAAAAAACGCTTATATTGGGTTTGAAAGTCTGATAGCATTTTCTGCTGAAGCAGAAGCAAAACCAACAAGGCAGAGAAGAGCAAGCAAGAAGCAAAACAATACACGGAACGAAAGGAAACAGAGATTTCAAGTTAGTAGCTAACCGTAATAAAATCATGAATCTATTTAGGTTAGCAGGAGACCTAACCCATCTGCTCAGCATAGTGGTCTTGTTCCGTAAGATCCGCACCACCAAATCTTGTGCAGGTATGAATATGTTCATTCATTCTTACCTTTCTCTTACGTCCTTTAGACAGttcttgcttttgtttttcctatgTGTTCCTGATGAGTTGACCAAGATCTTTTTTGTTCCATGCATGTTTATCGCTTAATTGAGAATTAGTGCTTTAACATGAGATTATTGTGGCAGCTTGGACTAAATTATGTTATGTTCAAACTCTCAAGccccattttattttattttccatttttaactGTTCGACAATTGGTTGATTCTGGTTTGGTTAAGAATTTGTACTTGTTGGAAGGGTGGAGGTGGTTGATTTGAAAGCTTttgggatttttgttttgtaaattcCTTGCTAGGTTTGCAGATTTCGTATTCTTAAAGTATGCAGAGATACGCCCTTATTCTCATATGCATCTAGAAATAAAGAATGGTCGTTTTTGTTGAATTATTTTGACTCAATTCCCCAAATTCAGAGTTGAAAACTTGTTCAACTATTGCATTTAACCaggaatttcactcaaaactcaagaaCTCTACGGGTTGGTCTTTCTTACTCGATACATTGACTTGGTTATCAAGTATCACTCCTTGTATAACACTTTAGGGAAGCTCATCTTTATTGGAACTTCTCTTGCCACGGTCTGCCACATGAGGTACCATAAAGTAGTGAAGCAAACCTACAACAAAGATCAAGATACTTTCAGACATTACTATCTCATCCTTTTTTGCTTGGGGCTGGCTCTTCTGATTCCGCGTTCTTTTACAGTAATTGAGGTACGAGGCATTTAtcctcttctttcttatgCCCTTATGGATCACTTTATTTTGCCTTTAAATGAATCTTTTGCCACTTATTTGGAAAGAAAGCTTGCAtccagttttattttatttaaccCCCATCAGTTTGTATGATGCTGTTACTTTTTTACTCACATCTGATAGAAGCTTTGATCTATTCTATTGTGATAGGTTCTTTGGGCATTTTCAATATATCTTGAAGCCGTAGCAATCTTACCACAATTGGTTTTACTGCAAAGGTCAAGAAACATTGATAACTTAACTGGAAACTACGTTTTCCTTCTTGGGTATGTTCCAATTCCCCTGAGGCATAAAAATGAATTTGCTTTTGTACTATCCACTTTCTTACCTGCAATGCAACTTGATTACAACTAGTTAGGATCATAGATTCACTTCTACTACCTTGTTTATGCTTTTCGGATTGAAGTTTGTGTATTTGTTTGGTAACTCTGTGCAGTGCTTACCGAGCCCTATATCTTCTCAATTGGATTTATCGTTTCTTCACAGAGCTTCACAGAGTTCTCTGGATACGTAAGTTCTCTTTTATAGCTAGCACTTGATACTCTTGTATCCCATTTTAGCCAAAGTGATAcaacaaattataatttgttgTCAAATGCCCAAAACAGCTTGGGTTTCAGGCCTTGTTCAGACTGCTCTTTATGCTGACTTTTTCTACTACTATATTAAGAGGTAACTTCATTTTCTACTCTTTTGTCTTTAATTGTTCCCCTAAGAATAGTTCGTTTCATTTCCGTGTGTGCGTGGAAGCCAGAAACATGTTGGAATACCTAGCAAGGGCTTTGCAAACATGTTTCCATGCGCATTGTTAAAAACCAGCATATCTGATATAGCTTCTAGGAACATGATTGTTTGCTGCTGGAAAATGGCACCAATACGTGAAACCAATTTTGATAATGAACtttgagtgctgctatttcctaCTGACAACAAGCTACTCTGATTTTTCTTCAGCTGGAAGAAACACGAGGAGCTTAAGCTTCCTGCTTGAAGTGGATCATTCTGGATGTGTAATTTCAACTAACACAAAAGCAATGGATAGATACTTTACTTGAGGATGTAGAACCAAAGCTGACCGCTGTTATCCTTGTCATGGGATTTTCTCCCTACATGCATtaatattgtaatttgtatagTGCAGCAACATTATCATGATTAATAGTTTACGGTGATCTGGTGGGACAGTCAGTGCTACCACATTTTCCAGGACTATCTAATGCATCTGCATCATCTATCATACCTGCTTTGGAATCAATctggaggaaaagaaaaaaggaaagcaggattataataaaagaaatggTTAATTATCTACCAACCAATCACCCACACTCACATTTTATGTGTTtaaccttttgttttgtttacaatatgtgccTTGCCGCCTTCATGGTCACGAGACCTTCACTTGAATTTGTACCCTAGCTCCTCTTGATCATCAAAAATCTGGAATTCTCTTTGGTTCCCAATTTTAAAGTATATCAATTTATCTAATGTGTATAAATCAAGACACACAACCAtgttgaaatatataaagttaAGCATTTAATAGTACACGGTATGTTCTTCTAATTAAGTGACAAAACTctgaataatatattattattatatacctTAGTTTCAAGGAAGAAACAAGGAGGAAGCAAATGTATTCGGTCATATATATACTGAGCCTAACCCTTGACCTCCGAATAAATAACTAGAGTTGAGATTCAATGCCGCGTGAAAGGAAGAAACGCGGAAGGAGCGCATGCAAGTCCTTTTCTTCAATACATCATTGAGCCCTGTAAACTTGtataaaaccaaaatttcaCTTAGGATCCGACACTTGAGACTTGaaacttgagagagagagagggagagagagagagagaatatgcTGAAACTCTCTTGGTTTACCTTAgcttcattgtttttgttggcAGCATTATCAGAAGCCAACAACTCCAAGCCTGGTCGCCAAAAAGAATGTGAGAATCTCACAGCTCCCTACCAATTTGAGATTGGGAAAGGAGGATCATGTTCCATGGACGAGTAATACAATAAACTGCAGCAGTTTCTATATCCCACTAAAATCATTCTCGGGAAAAAGTAATATTATTGAGGTGGGACAACTTTCTCCATCCCAGGTACGCGTAAATAACTCAGTTGCTTATAGCTGCAACACC
Above is a window of Prunus persica cultivar Lovell chromosome G2, Prunus_persica_NCBIv2, whole genome shotgun sequence DNA encoding:
- the LOC18787451 gene encoding ER lumen protein-retaining receptor, with translation MNLFRLAGDLTHLLSIVVLFRKIRTTKSCAGISLKTQELYGLVFLTRYIDLVIKYHSLYNTLGKLIFIGTSLATVCHMRYHKVVKQTYNKDQDTFRHYYLILFCLGLALLIPRSFTVIEVLWAFSIYLEAVAILPQLVLLQRSRNIDNLTGNYVFLLGAYRALYLLNWIYRFFTELHRVLWIPWVSGLVQTALYADFFYYYIKSWKKHEELKLPA